A genomic stretch from Flavobacterium lindanitolerans includes:
- a CDS encoding class I SAM-dependent methyltransferase: protein MIDKSYLRSSIFRHLDGLAVAPVAIALKNKGVLEYILENRQANLTELKTRFKANEGYLNVGLRVLCSQGFLDYHIDNATDGIHFTINDKTPTAFSMVPLYQDAVDLLQFSTQFHPRIFEDAPFERLDQIFEKFKLNYGIDFSDDVLENEVQKQILKHIEGYLIGPTIVRLAMNGMFHKYFMETSFRPEEFHKNPESFKKILNFFTYLDWFREKNGNYQFTETGLFFAKRASAYGVTVSYLPTFAKIEELIFGDPNILRMIGDGENEIHVDREMNVWGSGGAHDTYFKIVDEIIIQLFNRPIEEQPKGILDMGCGNGAFLQHIFEVIDRQTLRGKMLDEYPLFLVGADYNQAALKVTRANLIKADIWAKVIWGDIGRPDLLSQDLMENYAIDLKDLLNVRTFLDHNRIWEEPRHISKDRVSSSTGAFAFRGAKIPNNKVEDNLLEHLQKWSPYVKKFGLLLIELHTINPALAAKNIGKTAATAYDATHGFSDQYIVEIDVFNKIAAEAGLFPDKAVFRKFPDSDIATVSINLLKGN, encoded by the coding sequence ATGATTGACAAATCCTACCTTCGCAGTTCTATTTTCAGACATCTCGACGGCCTGGCTGTCGCTCCTGTTGCTATTGCTTTAAAAAATAAGGGAGTTCTCGAATATATATTGGAGAACAGGCAGGCCAACCTGACCGAATTAAAAACCAGATTCAAAGCCAATGAAGGTTACCTGAATGTTGGTTTGCGCGTATTGTGCTCGCAGGGTTTTCTGGATTATCATATTGACAATGCTACGGATGGCATTCATTTTACTATAAATGATAAAACACCAACAGCATTTTCAATGGTACCTCTTTATCAGGATGCGGTTGACCTTTTGCAATTTTCAACACAATTCCATCCGAGAATTTTTGAAGATGCCCCATTTGAGAGATTGGACCAGATTTTTGAAAAATTTAAGCTTAATTATGGAATTGATTTTTCTGATGATGTTCTGGAAAATGAGGTACAGAAACAAATCCTCAAACATATTGAAGGCTACCTCATAGGGCCAACAATTGTGCGGTTGGCCATGAACGGCATGTTTCACAAATATTTTATGGAAACTTCTTTCAGGCCGGAAGAATTTCATAAGAACCCCGAAAGCTTTAAAAAAATATTAAACTTTTTTACCTATTTGGATTGGTTTCGGGAAAAGAACGGGAACTATCAATTTACGGAAACCGGACTGTTTTTTGCCAAAAGAGCGAGTGCTTATGGCGTTACGGTTTCATACCTGCCTACATTTGCCAAAATTGAAGAGCTGATTTTTGGTGACCCGAACATATTGCGAATGATAGGCGATGGTGAAAATGAAATTCATGTTGACCGCGAAATGAATGTTTGGGGAAGCGGTGGGGCACATGATACTTATTTTAAAATTGTAGATGAAATCATCATACAGCTTTTCAATCGCCCGATTGAAGAACAGCCTAAGGGAATTTTAGATATGGGCTGCGGAAACGGTGCTTTTTTACAGCATATTTTTGAAGTCATTGACAGGCAAACATTACGAGGAAAAATGCTTGATGAATATCCGTTGTTTCTTGTGGGAGCCGACTATAATCAAGCGGCCTTGAAAGTAACCCGGGCCAACCTGATTAAGGCTGATATCTGGGCTAAGGTAATTTGGGGTGATATCGGTAGACCCGACCTGTTGTCGCAGGATTTAATGGAAAATTATGCCATCGACCTGAAAGATTTACTCAATGTCAGGACCTTTCTTGACCATAACCGTATTTGGGAAGAACCCAGGCATATTTCAAAAGACAGAGTAAGTAGCTCTACCGGGGCTTTTGCCTTCAGGGGAGCCAAAATCCCGAACAACAAAGTGGAAGATAATCTTTTGGAACATCTGCAAAAATGGTCACCTTACGTTAAGAAATTTGGGCTTTTGTTAATAGAACTTCATACCATCAACCCGGCACTTGCGGCTAAAAACATTGGAAAAACGGCAGCAACTGCTTATGATGCCACACATGGATTTTCCGACCAATATATTGTAGAAATAGA